The following proteins are co-located in the Podarcis raffonei isolate rPodRaf1 chromosome 5, rPodRaf1.pri, whole genome shotgun sequence genome:
- the ABCC5 gene encoding ATP-binding cassette sub-family C member 5 isoform X6: MKDIDLGKEYVIPSPGYRNVRERGSPGQHEEQDGLNYQQDKHKPFEFQDALETAARAEGLPLDVPTNSHLGVLDKGHHRGKYHHGLNLMKPIRTTSKHRHPIDNAGLFSYLTFSWLTPLARTAYKKGELFTEDVWSLSTHESSEVNCRRLERLWQRELHERGPDDASLRKVVWVFCRTRLIISIVCLMVTQLAGFSGPAFVVKHLLEYTQQTEPNLQYSLLLVFGLLMTEIVRSWSLALTWALNYRTGVRLRGAILTMAFKKILKLKNIKEKSLGELINMCSNDGQRMYEATAVGSLLAGGPIVAILGMVYNVIILGPTGFLGSAVFILFYPAMMFASRLTAYFRRQCVSVTDERVQKMNEVLNYIKFIKMYAWVKAFSQNVQKIREEERKILERVGYVQSITVGVAPIVVVIASVVTFSVHMILGYDLTAAQAFTVVTVFNSMTFALKVTPFSVKSLSEASVAADRFKLPSTV; this comes from the exons CCATTTGAATTCCAAGATGCATTGGAAACAGCTGCACGGGCAGAAGGTCTTCCATTAGATGTCCCAACAAATTCTCACTTGGGCGTGTTGGATAAGGGCCACCACAGAGGAAAATATCACCATGGCTTGAACTTGATGAAACCTATCCGGACTACTTCAAA ACATCGACATCCAATAGACAATGCCGGACTTTTCTCCTATTTGACATTCTCTTGGCTTACTCCTCTGGCACGAACAGCCTATAAGAAAGGAGAACTGTTCACAGAAGATGTATGGTCCTTATCAACCCATGAGTCGTCGGAGGTTAACTGCAGAAG GCTGGAAAGATTGTGGCAGCGAGAACTGCATGAACGTGGGCCAGATGATGCCTCCCTCCGAAAGGTCGTATGGGTCTTCTGTCGAACCAGGCTCATCATTTCCATAGTGTGCTTGATGGTCACACAACTTGCTGGCTTCAGTGGACCA GCCTTTGTTGTGAAACACCTCCTTGAATACACGCAGCAAACGGAGCCCAACCTGCAGTACAGCCTCTTGTTAGTTTTTGGCCTCTTAATGACAGAGATAGTGCGCTCCTGGTCCTTGGCTTTAACCTGGGCTTTAAATTACCGCACTGGGGTCAGACTGCGCGGAGCTATCCTTACCATGGCTTTTAAGAAAATACTCAAGCTGAAAAATATCAAGGAAAAGTCTTTGGGAGAG CTCATAAACATGTGTTCTAATGATGGACAGAGAATGTATGAGGCGACAGCAGTGGGTAGCTTGTTGGCTGGAGGTCCTATCGTTGCTATTCTTGGCATGGTTTATAACGTCATCATACTGGGACCAACAGGTTTTTTGGGATCGGCAGTCTTCATTCTCTTCTACCCAGCAATG ATGTTTGCATCCCGCCTCACAGCTTATTTCAGAAGGCAGTGTGTGTCTGTAACCGATGAGCGTGTCCAGAAAATGAATGAAGTTCTTAATTACATTAAGTTCATTAAAATGTATGCCTGGGTCAAAGCCTTCTCTCAGAACGTTCAAA AAATCAGAGAGGAAGAACGCAAAATCTTGGAACGTGTTGGATATGTCCAGAGTATCACTGTAGGAGTGGCTCCTATAGTTGTGGTCATTGCCAGTGTGGTGACCTTCTCTGTTCATATGATCCTTGGCTATGATCTAACAGCAGCTCAG GCTTTTACAGTGGTTACAGTGTTCAACTCGATGACCTTTGCTCTGAAAGTCACACCTTTTTCTGTGAAGTCTCTTTCTGAAGCATCTGTTGCAGCCGACAGATTTAAG CTTCCTTCCACTGTATAG